One part of the Alistipes onderdonkii genome encodes these proteins:
- a CDS encoding TatD family hydrolase, with protein MKLTDTHSHLYDTAFDADREETLARAAAAGVEHLLLPGIDSESHGALFDLCRRHPGQCVPMMGLHPTSVNDNPHWREELALAERYLTAPPEGIARFCAVGEIGLDYYWSGEFVAEQVEAFVSQCRLAARLGLPVAIHTRAAWDDMCRIIGEEATAAAEAGRRLRGVFHAFSEDAVTYRKLKACGDFAFGIGGVVTFRKSKLADTVREMELDDIVLETDCPYLTPAPHRGERNESAYVRFVCEKVAELKGLPPGEVAAATTANAKRIFGI; from the coding sequence ATGAAACTGACGGATACACATTCACACCTGTACGATACGGCGTTCGACGCCGACCGCGAAGAGACACTGGCCCGCGCCGCGGCGGCGGGCGTGGAACACCTGCTGCTCCCGGGCATAGACTCCGAAAGCCACGGGGCGCTGTTCGACCTCTGCCGCCGCCACCCGGGGCAATGCGTCCCGATGATGGGACTGCACCCCACCTCGGTGAACGACAACCCGCACTGGCGCGAGGAGCTGGCGCTCGCCGAACGTTACCTCACGGCCCCGCCCGAGGGCATCGCACGTTTCTGCGCCGTGGGCGAGATCGGGCTGGACTACTACTGGAGCGGCGAGTTCGTCGCCGAACAGGTCGAGGCTTTCGTTTCGCAATGCCGCCTGGCCGCACGGCTCGGCCTTCCGGTGGCGATCCACACCCGTGCGGCATGGGACGACATGTGCCGGATCATCGGGGAGGAAGCGACGGCCGCGGCGGAGGCCGGGCGGAGGCTGCGGGGCGTGTTCCACGCCTTTTCGGAGGATGCCGTCACCTACCGGAAACTGAAAGCCTGCGGCGATTTCGCCTTCGGAATCGGCGGCGTGGTGACTTTCAGGAAGAGCAAGCTGGCCGATACGGTGCGTGAAATGGAACTGGACGACATCGTACTCGAAACCGACTGCCCGTACCTGACACCCGCGCCCCACCGCGGCGAGCGCAACGAGTCGGCCTATGTGCGGTTCGTGTGCGAGAAAGTCGCGGAACTGAAGGGGCTGCCCCCCGGCGAAGTGGCGGCCGCAACGACGGCGAACGCCAAACGTATTTTCGGAATATAA
- a CDS encoding asparaginase, which produces MKSSILIIYTGGTIGMKNDAETGALVPFDFSGIYDEFPSLKRLNVDIDVLTMDPVIDSSNVTPANWAALAELIRDNYTRYDGFVVLHGTDTMSYTASALSFMLENLAKPVVFTGSQIPIGVLRTDGRENLITAIEIAGAHIGGRPEVPEVSLYFQNRLFRANRTTKRSAEALSAFRSYNYPPLAEVGVNIAYNLAAILHPTEISPELRIATRLADGIEVIKLFPGLGENILRAMLSAPGLRAVVLETFGAGNAPTNEWFIRVLKEAIDRGVIILNITQCGGGKVSMELYETGLRLQKIGVLCGHDMTTEAAVTKLMYVLGLGLSDEQTRALLRRPLRGEFTA; this is translated from the coding sequence ATGAAATCTTCGATCCTGATCATCTATACGGGCGGTACCATCGGCATGAAGAACGATGCCGAAACCGGCGCCCTGGTGCCTTTCGACTTCAGCGGCATCTACGATGAATTCCCTTCGCTCAAGCGGCTCAACGTGGACATCGACGTGCTGACGATGGATCCCGTGATCGACTCGTCGAACGTCACCCCGGCAAACTGGGCGGCGCTGGCCGAGTTGATACGCGACAACTACACCCGCTACGACGGGTTCGTCGTACTGCACGGCACGGATACCATGTCCTACACCGCTTCGGCATTGAGTTTCATGCTCGAAAACCTGGCCAAGCCCGTGGTTTTCACCGGCAGCCAGATCCCGATCGGCGTGCTGCGCACGGACGGCCGCGAAAACCTCATCACGGCCATCGAGATCGCGGGGGCGCACATCGGCGGACGCCCCGAGGTACCCGAAGTGTCGCTCTATTTCCAGAACCGGCTGTTCCGCGCCAACCGTACCACCAAGCGCAGCGCCGAGGCGCTGAGCGCCTTCCGTTCCTACAACTACCCGCCCCTGGCCGAGGTGGGGGTCAACATCGCCTATAACCTCGCGGCGATCCTCCACCCGACGGAAATCTCGCCGGAACTGCGCATCGCCACCCGCCTGGCCGACGGAATCGAAGTCATCAAGCTTTTCCCGGGGCTGGGCGAAAATATCCTGCGGGCGATGCTCTCGGCACCGGGGCTGCGGGCCGTGGTGCTGGAGACATTCGGCGCGGGCAACGCCCCGACCAACGAATGGTTCATCCGCGTACTGAAAGAGGCGATCGACCGCGGGGTCATCATCCTCAACATCACGCAGTGCGGCGGGGGCAAGGTTTCGATGGAACTTTACGAAACCGGGCTGAGGCTGCAGAAGATCGGCGTCCTGTGCGGCCACGACATGACCACCGAGGCGGCCGTCACAAAGCTGATGTACGTGCTCGGACTGGGGCTTTCCGACGAACAGACCCGCGCATTGTTGCGGCGCCCTCTGCGAGGCGAATTTACAGCCTAA
- a CDS encoding MotA/TolQ/ExbB proton channel family protein, with protein MKKLFLILSVALFALGTVNAFAQEAAAAAETQLAGDSLHRVMMQKFLEGGWAWMLPILIFLIIGLAVAIERILYLSLSTINSKKLITKVEEALKNGGIEAAKEVCRNTRGPIASIYYQGLDRYDQGLDSVEKAVVSYGSVQTGQMESGLTWIGLFIALSPMLGFMGTVVGMIAAFDAIQAAGDISPTLVAGGIKVALLTTLMGLIAAVILQLFYNYIVSKIDSLVNDMEDSSITLMDILTAYSKK; from the coding sequence ATGAAAAAACTTTTTTTGATTCTGTCAGTGGCCCTGTTCGCATTGGGTACTGTTAACGCTTTCGCGCAGGAGGCTGCCGCAGCTGCCGAAACCCAACTCGCCGGCGATAGCCTGCACCGCGTGATGATGCAGAAGTTCCTCGAGGGTGGTTGGGCATGGATGCTCCCGATCCTTATCTTCCTGATTATCGGTCTGGCCGTTGCCATCGAGCGTATCCTCTATCTCTCGCTGTCGACGATCAACTCGAAGAAACTCATCACCAAGGTTGAAGAAGCCCTGAAGAACGGCGGCATCGAAGCTGCCAAGGAAGTTTGCCGCAACACGCGCGGCCCGATCGCTTCGATCTACTACCAGGGTCTCGACCGTTACGATCAGGGTCTGGATTCGGTCGAGAAGGCTGTCGTTTCCTACGGTTCGGTTCAGACCGGCCAGATGGAGTCGGGCCTGACGTGGATCGGCCTGTTCATCGCCCTTTCGCCTATGTTGGGCTTCATGGGTACCGTTGTCGGCATGATCGCGGCGTTCGACGCCATCCAGGCTGCCGGCGATATCAGCCCGACCCTCGTTGCAGGCGGTATCAAGGTCGCCCTTCTGACGACCCTCATGGGTCTTATCGCTGCGGTTATTCTTCAGCTGTTCTACAACTATATCGTTTCGAAGATCGACTCGCTGGTAAACGATATGGAGGATTCGTCCATCACGCTGATGGATATCCTGACGGCTTACAGCAAGAAATAA
- a CDS encoding ExbD/TolR family protein, whose amino-acid sequence MAGNKRQIQEINAGSMADIAFLLLIFFLVATTMNVDTGLVRMLPPMPPENQKQEDIKVKERNLFLVLISGSGNIMAGPSGKQEIIDLRQLKDKTKEFILNPMDDENLPEKTEKEIELADGSKWVYPESQGVVSLQTTRDTGYQSYIMVQNELTRAFNEVRDEVAMKKFGAKFSELSEDQRNAVSKAVPLKISEAEPRNIKK is encoded by the coding sequence ATGGCAGGAAATAAAAGACAAATACAGGAGATCAACGCCGGCTCAATGGCCGACATCGCCTTCCTGCTGCTGATTTTCTTCCTTGTGGCCACAACGATGAATGTCGACACCGGTCTGGTGCGTATGCTTCCGCCGATGCCCCCCGAGAACCAAAAGCAGGAGGACATCAAGGTCAAGGAGCGCAACCTCTTCCTGGTGCTCATCTCGGGCAGCGGCAACATCATGGCCGGGCCCTCGGGCAAACAGGAGATCATCGACCTGAGACAACTCAAGGACAAGACGAAGGAATTCATCCTCAACCCGATGGACGACGAGAACCTCCCGGAGAAAACCGAAAAGGAAATCGAGTTGGCCGACGGCAGCAAGTGGGTATATCCCGAAAGCCAGGGCGTTGTTTCGTTACAGACCACCCGTGATACGGGCTATCAGTCCTACATCATGGTGCAGAACGAACTCACACGCGCTTTCAACGAGGTACGTGACGAAGTCGCCATGAAGAAATTCGGAGCAAAATTCTCGGAGCTTTCCGAGGATCAGCGCAATGCAGTATCCAAAGCAGTACCTCTGAAGATTTCGGAGGCCGAACCGCGTAATATAAAGAAGTAA
- a CDS encoding ExbD/TolR family protein: MAVMKKKGNKGLPPISTASLPDVIFMILFFFMVSTTMRDQELLVRYKLPEATEVQKLEKKSLVSYIHIGQPSLVMQAKFGTAPRIQLNDSYKTTKDILDFVAAERDKLSEADRASMTICLKADQTTKMGIVTDVKQELRRANALKVSYAASKSLGY; the protein is encoded by the coding sequence ATGGCAGTAATGAAAAAGAAGGGCAATAAAGGTTTGCCCCCTATCTCGACAGCATCGCTTCCTGACGTGATCTTCATGATCCTCTTCTTCTTCATGGTGTCGACCACCATGCGCGACCAGGAACTGCTCGTGAGGTACAAACTCCCCGAGGCAACCGAAGTGCAAAAGCTCGAGAAGAAATCGCTCGTAAGCTACATCCACATCGGACAGCCTTCGCTGGTGATGCAGGCCAAATTCGGCACTGCACCCCGTATCCAGCTGAACGACTCGTACAAAACGACCAAGGATATTTTGGATTTCGTAGCCGCAGAGCGCGATAAGCTCAGCGAGGCCGACCGTGCCTCGATGACGATCTGCCTCAAGGCCGACCAGACAACCAAGATGGGTATCGTAACCGACGTGAAGCAGGAACTTCGCCGTGCCAATGCACTGAAGGTCTCCTACGCCGCTTCCAAGTCGCTGGGATACTAA
- a CDS encoding ribonuclease HII → MLENQYQYEFREAGCDEAGRGCLAGPVFAAAVILPPDFHDPLLNDSKQMTERNRDRLRLIIEREAVAWAVEAVSAARIDEINILNASFEGMSLAVARLDPPPEFLAIDGNRFRTRLELPYRCVVKGDGKYADIAAASVLAKTHRDEYMLRLAEEYPQYGWKKNKGYPTREHRLAIREYGLTPHHRLSFSHGIGQLELQF, encoded by the coding sequence ATGTTAGAAAACCAATACCAATACGAGTTTCGGGAGGCCGGTTGCGACGAGGCCGGCCGGGGGTGTCTGGCCGGGCCGGTGTTCGCCGCTGCGGTGATCCTTCCGCCCGATTTTCACGACCCGTTGCTCAACGATTCGAAGCAGATGACCGAGCGGAACCGGGACAGGCTCCGCCTGATCATCGAGCGTGAAGCCGTGGCCTGGGCCGTCGAGGCCGTTTCCGCAGCCCGGATCGACGAGATCAACATCCTGAACGCTTCGTTCGAGGGAATGTCGCTGGCTGTCGCCCGCCTCGATCCGCCGCCCGAATTCCTTGCGATCGACGGCAACCGTTTCCGGACACGTCTTGAATTACCCTACCGTTGCGTGGTCAAGGGTGACGGCAAATATGCCGACATCGCCGCAGCTTCGGTGCTGGCCAAAACCCATCGGGACGAGTACATGTTGCGCCTCGCGGAGGAATACCCGCAGTATGGCTGGAAAAAGAACAAGGGGTACCCGACCCGCGAGCATCGGCTCGCAATCCGTGAATACGGACTTACGCCCCACCACCGCCTGTCGTTCAGCCACGGGATCGGCCAGTTGGAGTTGCAATTCTGA
- a CDS encoding helix-turn-helix domain-containing protein, whose protein sequence is MKNSLNSSAQQPMIVKYVEALHNGIQSQALSRYAIGYILRGTKYIYDGDKRQTLTRGDVFYLGIGHHYIENFPENGQPFEQVLFYYTPADLQRILLHLNITYGLNISNEHSCENCRNRSHVSMPAWNSIRNFFVNTNNYLRDEDFHRDETAENIKMTELIYLIASHEDCCLKSKLLSNVDAAKENFEQIVYDHIFKDISIEELSKLTNRSLTSFKKEFRRHFMMPPHKWYIRQRLMHSRLLLISTSKSISEIGNACTFPNTSHFIKLFKKEYQMTPAAYRNRHITSLAPEAQPAAKETEEIREAL, encoded by the coding sequence ATGAAGAATTCATTAAATTCGTCGGCCCAGCAGCCGATGATTGTGAAGTACGTTGAGGCCCTTCACAACGGAATCCAGTCTCAGGCGCTTTCGCGCTACGCAATCGGCTACATCCTCCGTGGCACGAAATATATTTACGACGGGGATAAGCGCCAGACCCTCACGCGCGGAGACGTATTCTACCTCGGCATCGGGCACCACTATATCGAGAACTTCCCGGAAAACGGGCAGCCCTTCGAACAAGTGCTCTTTTATTATACGCCGGCAGACCTCCAGCGGATACTGCTACACCTGAACATCACCTACGGGCTGAACATTTCGAACGAACATTCGTGCGAAAACTGCCGCAACCGTTCGCATGTCTCGATGCCCGCCTGGAATTCGATCCGCAACTTTTTCGTCAATACCAACAACTACCTGCGCGACGAGGATTTCCACCGCGACGAGACGGCCGAGAACATCAAGATGACCGAATTGATCTACCTCATCGCCTCGCACGAAGACTGCTGCCTGAAGAGCAAACTGCTCAGCAACGTCGATGCAGCCAAGGAGAATTTCGAACAGATCGTCTACGACCACATCTTCAAGGATATTTCGATCGAAGAACTCTCGAAGTTGACGAACCGTTCGCTCACCTCGTTCAAAAAGGAATTCCGGCGCCATTTCATGATGCCGCCGCACAAATGGTACATCCGCCAGCGCCTGATGCATTCGCGCCTGCTGCTGATCTCGACTTCGAAGTCAATTTCGGAAATCGGCAATGCCTGTACATTCCCCAACACGTCGCACTTTATTAAACTTTTCAAAAAGGAGTACCAGATGACGCCAGCCGCTTACCGGAACCGCCACATCACTTCGCTCGCTCCCGAGGCGCAGCCCGCCGCTAAGGAAACCGAGGAAATCCGCGAGGCGTTATAG
- the lipA gene encoding lipoyl synthase, with amino-acid sequence MPKFYDKVDVLKKPGWLKIRLHRTPEYAEVQQIVDKHALHTICSSGMCPNKAECWSRRTATFMILGDICTRGCRFCATKTGHPLAPDAEEPRRVAESVALMKLRYVVVTSVTRDDLPDGGAAHWAQTVRAIRTQNPDAVIELLIPDLDAQPAPLDVVVASKPDIIGHNIETVERLTPVVRSKAKYRTSLETLRYLSAQGVATKSGLMVGLGESDDEVLQTLHDLRDAGVGIVTLGQYLRPTLEHYPVAAYITPEKFEWYRLKALEMGFSYCASAPLVRSSYMAEEALKSVKSL; translated from the coding sequence ATGCCGAAGTTTTATGACAAGGTAGATGTACTGAAAAAACCAGGATGGTTGAAGATCCGGCTCCACCGCACCCCGGAATATGCCGAGGTACAGCAAATAGTCGACAAACATGCGTTGCATACGATTTGCAGCAGCGGCATGTGTCCGAACAAGGCCGAATGCTGGAGCCGCAGAACCGCAACCTTCATGATCCTGGGAGACATCTGCACCCGAGGCTGCCGCTTCTGTGCAACGAAAACAGGACACCCCCTTGCCCCCGACGCCGAGGAACCCCGACGGGTCGCCGAAAGCGTCGCACTGATGAAACTGAGGTATGTCGTCGTTACTTCTGTGACGCGTGACGACCTGCCGGACGGCGGTGCCGCACACTGGGCCCAAACCGTCCGCGCCATCCGCACACAGAATCCCGACGCCGTAATTGAGCTCCTTATTCCCGATCTCGACGCACAGCCCGCCCCGCTGGACGTGGTCGTCGCGTCGAAGCCCGATATAATCGGGCACAACATCGAAACCGTCGAGCGGCTGACCCCGGTGGTGCGTTCCAAGGCAAAGTACCGTACGAGCCTGGAAACCCTGCGCTACCTGAGCGCACAGGGTGTCGCAACGAAAAGCGGACTGATGGTCGGACTTGGCGAGAGCGATGATGAAGTATTACAAACCCTGCACGACCTGCGCGACGCAGGCGTGGGGATCGTAACACTCGGTCAGTACCTTCGTCCCACTCTGGAGCACTACCCCGTTGCGGCGTATATCACTCCTGAAAAATTCGAATGGTACAGACTGAAAGCGCTGGAAATGGGCTTCAGCTACTGCGCGAGCGCACCCTTAGTCCGCTCGTCGTACATGGCGGAAGAGGCCCTGAAGAGCGTCAAAAGTTTGTAG
- the lipB gene encoding lipoyl(octanoyl) transferase LipB, which produces MLLVEHPPVYTLGKSGHAENLLIGREALEAMGAQFFHIDRGGDITFHGPGQLVCYPILDLERLGIGLRDYIGALEEAVIRTVAAYGITAGRMAGASGVWIGPGIGGETGSRTTGCRGDNGGNCNIGGKSDGGKSGDSGENRNEAGICDSGRTCDSEIGVGNRASARVPRKICAIGVRSSRYITMHGFALNVTTDLGWFTRINPCGFTDRGVTSIERETGRKAAMGEVKELVVKFLSEILNVRIYK; this is translated from the coding sequence ATCCTTTTGGTGGAACACCCGCCGGTATACACACTCGGCAAAAGCGGCCATGCCGAAAATCTGCTGATAGGCCGCGAAGCGCTCGAAGCGATGGGCGCACAGTTCTTTCACATCGACAGAGGGGGCGACATCACCTTCCACGGCCCGGGGCAGCTGGTCTGCTATCCGATCCTCGACCTCGAACGCCTGGGCATCGGGCTGAGGGACTACATCGGGGCACTGGAAGAGGCCGTCATCCGCACCGTGGCGGCATACGGCATCACGGCCGGCCGCATGGCAGGCGCCTCGGGGGTCTGGATCGGCCCCGGAATCGGCGGGGAAACAGGGAGCCGGACAACCGGCTGCCGCGGAGATAACGGCGGCAACTGTAACATCGGCGGTAAAAGCGACGGCGGCAAAAGCGGCGACAGCGGCGAAAACCGCAACGAGGCCGGAATCTGCGACAGCGGCAGAACCTGCGATAGCGAAATCGGCGTCGGGAACCGGGCATCCGCAAGGGTGCCGCGCAAGATTTGCGCAATAGGTGTCCGGTCGTCACGTTATATCACCATGCACGGGTTCGCGCTGAACGTCACGACCGACCTGGGGTGGTTCACGCGCATCAATCCCTGCGGGTTTACCGACCGGGGGGTAACCTCGATCGAACGGGAAACGGGCCGCAAGGCCGCAATGGGCGAAGTAAAGGAGCTCGTTGTCAAATTTTTAAGTGAGATATTAAATGTTAGAATATATAAATAG
- the recJ gene encoding single-stranded-DNA-specific exonuclease RecJ, producing MPIEKRWVVKPQGDSEAVAKLAAVLRISPVLANLLVQRGIDTVEKADKFFKPSLADLHDPFLMKDMDKAVERVERAVRNNEKIMVYGDYDVDGCTAVALVYKFLRQIGHKNLMFYIPDRYTEGYGISVKGIDLAARKGVGLIIALDCGIKATEKVVYAKTKGVDFIICDHHLPAEEIPRAVAVLDPKRVDCSYPFDELSGCGVGFKLVQAYAQKNRIPFEQISPLLDLLVVSIASDIVPLVGENRILAHFGLKDLNREPSKGLLSIIKICGLDKHNITIDDIVFKIGPRINAAGRMRMDENDENASPSGGHAAVELLIEGNESIAAEFGNVIDAYNQDRKSIDRSVTQEAHDFIERNPAMKELKSTVIYNPKWMKGIVGIVASRLIETYYRPTVVLTMSNGFVTGSARSVPGFDLYQAVESCSDLLENFGGHMYAAGLTMRPENVEEFTRRFNAYVEENIDPQMLMPQVDIDSELLFSDITPAFRKDLNRFQPFGPGNTAPVFATYGVSNHGDAKLVGVECEHLRMDLIQRQKPNTKIQSIAFQQPTHYEWVRSGRPIDVCYQIVENHYRGTVTTQLRIKDIKPVMNR from the coding sequence ATGCCTATAGAAAAACGATGGGTAGTGAAACCGCAGGGCGATTCCGAGGCGGTGGCGAAGCTCGCTGCCGTGCTCAGGATTTCTCCCGTGCTGGCGAACCTGCTCGTACAGAGAGGCATAGACACCGTAGAAAAGGCGGACAAGTTCTTTAAACCCAGTCTCGCCGACCTCCACGACCCGTTCCTGATGAAGGACATGGACAAGGCGGTCGAGCGGGTCGAGCGGGCCGTTCGTAACAATGAGAAAATCATGGTTTACGGCGACTACGACGTGGACGGCTGTACGGCCGTTGCACTGGTGTACAAGTTCCTGCGCCAGATCGGGCATAAAAACCTGATGTTCTACATCCCCGACCGCTATACCGAAGGTTACGGTATCTCGGTCAAGGGTATCGACCTGGCAGCCCGCAAGGGCGTGGGTCTTATCATCGCCTTGGACTGCGGTATCAAAGCCACGGAAAAGGTAGTCTATGCAAAGACGAAGGGCGTGGATTTCATCATCTGCGACCATCACCTCCCGGCCGAGGAAATTCCCCGTGCCGTAGCTGTCCTGGATCCCAAGCGGGTCGATTGTTCCTATCCGTTCGACGAATTGTCGGGCTGCGGCGTAGGCTTCAAGCTCGTGCAGGCCTATGCGCAGAAAAACCGGATCCCGTTCGAACAGATCAGCCCGCTGTTAGACCTGCTGGTCGTGAGCATCGCTTCGGATATCGTACCCTTGGTGGGCGAAAACCGTATCCTTGCCCATTTCGGGTTGAAAGACCTCAACCGCGAACCGTCGAAAGGATTGCTGTCGATCATCAAGATCTGCGGCCTGGACAAGCACAACATCACCATCGACGACATCGTCTTCAAGATCGGGCCGCGTATCAACGCCGCCGGACGTATGCGGATGGACGAGAACGACGAAAACGCCTCGCCCTCGGGCGGGCATGCGGCCGTCGAGTTGCTGATCGAAGGCAACGAAAGCATCGCCGCGGAGTTCGGGAACGTCATCGACGCCTACAACCAGGATCGCAAGTCGATCGACCGTTCGGTGACACAGGAAGCGCACGATTTTATCGAGCGCAACCCCGCAATGAAAGAGCTGAAGAGCACGGTGATCTACAATCCCAAGTGGATGAAGGGCATCGTGGGAATCGTCGCCTCGCGCCTGATCGAGACCTATTACCGGCCGACAGTAGTGCTGACGATGAGCAACGGCTTCGTGACGGGGTCGGCACGCTCGGTACCGGGCTTCGACCTTTACCAGGCCGTGGAGTCGTGCTCGGATCTGCTGGAGAACTTCGGCGGGCATATGTATGCCGCCGGGCTGACGATGCGACCCGAGAACGTCGAGGAATTCACGCGCAGGTTCAACGCCTATGTCGAGGAGAACATCGACCCGCAGATGCTTATGCCGCAGGTGGATATCGACAGCGAACTGCTCTTCTCGGACATCACCCCCGCGTTCCGCAAAGACCTCAACCGCTTCCAGCCTTTCGGCCCGGGCAATACGGCGCCGGTCTTCGCGACCTACGGCGTAAGCAACCACGGCGATGCCAAACTGGTCGGCGTGGAGTGCGAACACCTGCGCATGGATCTGATCCAGCGGCAGAAACCCAACACGAAGATCCAGTCGATCGCCTTCCAGCAACCCACGCATTACGAATGGGTGCGCTCGGGACGCCCGATCGACGTATGTTACCAGATCGTAGAGAACCATTACCGGGGGACGGTTACCACCCAACTCCGCATCAAGGACATCAAACCGGTCATGAACCGATAA